One Leishmania panamensis strain MHOM/PA/94/PSC-1 chromosome 24 sequence genomic region harbors:
- a CDS encoding actin-interacting protein-like protein (TriTrypDB/GeneDB-style sysID: LpmP.24.1120) translates to MRNSRSRSPTLVIAEAEAVRAACEFSIDIYRKLHQRKFKSLHEELDFLRKDFVASRKTLALLHKDNIRLEQELMSRVVDIDELRRKLEDAQREAEQQTPSQRERGCGSGSEKGDLVDCRRCGASSLWADADDMGEVRMNTASEGGKGGRQQQQPRDAEKEVSATKAPSRESALRTSLPLYAASRQRKSGTAAISGASARDLNDANPQQLICDLRANLARRDTALNEVQMELGALQHIRQRLEAEGHRLQDELSEVKKQRDALQAQLTAQEELHTATVAQAKGFEVQVQQLTKEKEDVQRRLTTAELLYEYTGSMSDGKTSGAASGIGGGYAHAQEEALREQLQLYRSKWQAAEDQMEHLHERISQLQRQLAISRADDGVTAGPLKPAASELCDAVQAVVQEAKCTADMAALRRQHHEQLQLHIEEAQRLQRRLERAQENASFHEDQLRQQRQDDARQHHSEVQALQAQLRTAQGELVKAQEDREHLARQLRRSTEQQTTVEVLRSQVEQLKQRLGEVGADLAHVRGREKQLTLQAQRERLERAKAEHDAEAAQELLEREKTEAQYLREELIITREQLGMHEATEVSGTGATPAPPSPPSTRAPDATDAGDPQHRRIARTIRGAGDAEGDAVALSSELKGYVGLMRLNTALQRRIAELEAQALTRHGSGSSEGESTSRNEGETQQAQPTVPASEELALSKTPPGDLSSPPALEQQQAAHLQEELAKALQSQHTLMATCAEAEKERRQLIEDNQTLADGLELLERQLRKYRAKRARKAIARDASSSRAEAPPSALTAGAKSRKHADVEEELPTNPCRSHDTQPRESRVRSRLQTARAQDHNVIVHQSTDGKGQQPQPQQGNERVTTEQNLSPVCTGCRSNSGRPAATVRITRSASATPFAVACGVAGTGVADCTGAVCCHSPPCTVGWVAEINQGPMLWPQSQLFLSALAPSSLPLSPSQSSPRETHGDDTVPPTPEQRTSANAAQWQKPISPPPLHPCRFVHGSILPPVYYPSLVERSRD, encoded by the coding sequence ATGCGCAAcagtcgcagccgcagccctACGCTCGTGATTGCTGAGGCCGAAGCAGTCCGCGCCGCCTGCGAGTTCTCGATTGACATTTATCGAAAACTGCATCAGCGCAAGTTCAAGTCTCTCCATGAAGAACTTGACTTCCTGCGAAAGGACTTTGTGGCCTCGCGCAAAACACTTGCCTTGCTTCACAAAGACAACATCCGCCTCGAGCAGGAGCTCATGTCGCGGGTGGTCGACATAGACGAGCTGCGGAGGAAGCTGGAAGACGCGCAACGGGAGGCCGAGCAGCAAACGCCGAGTCAGCGCGAGcggggctgcggcagcggctctgaGAAAGGGGACCTTGTTGACTGCAGACGATGCGGGGCGTCAAGTCTCTGGGCTGATGCGGACGATATGGGGGAGGTGCGCATGAACACCGCATCTGAGGGTGGCAAGGGtggccggcagcagcagcagcccagaGACGCAGAGAAGGAAGTATCAGCGACGAAGGCGCCTTCACGGGAATCTGCCCTACGCACCAGCCTCCCTCTTTACGCGGCGAGTAGGCAACGGAAAAGTGGCACTGCCGCCATCAGCGGTGCGTCAGCGCGAGACCTCAATGATGCCAATCCCCAGCAGCTCATTTGCGATCTTCGCGCCAATCTGGCGCGTCGTGACACCGCGCTGAATGAGGTGCAGATGGAGCTCGGCGCACTCCAGCACATCCGCCAGCGactggaggcggaggggcaTCGACTGCAGGACGAACTTTCGGAGGTAAAAAAGCAGCGAGATGCGCTGCAGGCCCAGCTGACAGCGCAGGAGGAACTGCACACAGCAACAGTCGCGCAAGCCAAGGGCTTCGAAGTACAGGTACAGCAGCTtacgaaagaaaaggaagacgTGCAGCGTCGACTTACGACAGCGGAGCTGCTCTACGAGTACACCGGTTCTATGAGTGACGGTAAAACTTCTGGTGCTGCCTCTGGCATTGGTGGCGGCtatgcgcacgcgcaggaggaggcgctgcgagagcagctgcagctgtacCGGTCGAAGTGGCAGGCCGCAGAAGACCAGATGGAGCACCTGCACGAGCGGATCtcccagctgcagcgtcagctcGCCATTAGCCGCGCAGACGACGGGGTGACAGCGGGGCCGCTGAAGCCGGCAGCAAGCGAGCTGTGCGATGCCGTCCAGGCTGTTGTCCAGGAAGCGAAGTGCACTGCTGATATGGCGGCGCTTCgccggcagcaccacgagcagctgcagctgcacattgaagaggcgcagcgactgcagcggcgacttGAGCGAGCACAGGAGAACGCCTCCTTTCATGAAGACCagctgcgtcagcagcgacaagacgatgcacggcagcaccacAGTGAGGTGCAGGCGCTACAGGCACAGCTCCGCACGGCGCAAGGCGAACTTGTGAAAGCCCAGGAAGACCGTGAGCATctcgcgcggcagctgcgccgttcAACGGAGCAGCAAACCACCGTTGAAGTACTGCGCAGTCAAGTCGAACAACTGAAGCAGCGACTCGGTGAAGTGGGGGCGGATCTGGCGCATGTgcgcggaagagagaagcagctgaCCCTGCAGGCCCAGCGCGAGCGGCTGGAGCGCGCCAAGGCCGAACACGAtgcggaggcagcgcaggagctgctggagcgtgAGAAGACGGAGGCACAGTACCTGAGAGAAGAACTAATAATCACCCGCGAGCAGCTCGGCATGCACGAGGCCACCGAGGTGTCAGGGACAGGCGCGACGCCAGCACccccgtcccccccctccacacgcgcacccgACGCCACCGACGCAGGAGAcccgcagcaccgacgcATCGCACGCACTATCAGAGGCGCAGGGGATGCAGAGGGTGACGCGGTAGCTCTCTCGTCAGAGTTGAAGGGCTACGTCGGTCTCATGCGCCTGAACACGGCCTTGCAGCGGCGCATTGCGGAGCTGGAAGCGCAAGCTCTGACtcgccacggcagcggcagcagcgagggtgAAAGCACGAGCAGAAACGAAGGGGAGACGCAGCAAGCGCAGCCGACGGTTCCGGCAAGTGAGGAACTCGCATTGTCGAAAACGCCACCAGGTGACCTCTCTTCACCTCCAgcactggagcagcagcaggcggcgcacctTCAAGAAGAGCTTGCCAAAGCCTTACAGAGTCAGCATACCCTCATGGCAACCTGTGCCGaagcagaaaaagagcgacgTCAGCTGATCGAGGACAACCAGACGCTCGCTGACGGcctcgagctgctcgagaggcagctgcgcaaATACCGAGCGAAGCGAGCGCGCAAAGCGATCGCAAGGGACGCTAGCAGCTCCCGAGCTGAGGCACCGCCTTCCGCGCTAACGGCAGGTGCGAAGTCGCGCAAACACGccgacgtggaggaggagttgCCGACAAACCCCTGTCGATCCCATGACACACAACCACGTGAAAGTCGCGTGCGCAGTCGCCTGCAGACGGCCCGCGCTCAAGACCACAACGTCATTGTGCACCAAAGCACCGATGGGAAGGGGCAAcaaccgcagccgcagcaagGGAATGAGAGGGTGACAACAGAGCAGAACCTATCCCCGGTGTGCACCGGCTGTCGAAGTAATTCCGGCCGCCCTGCTGCAACTGTGCGCATCACACGCTCAGCATCGGCTACGCCCTTTGCGGTCGCGTGTGGTGTCGCCGGAACTGGGGTGGCGGATTGCACTGGTGCTGTGTGCTGCCATTCCCCACCGTGCACAGTGGGATGGGTCGCTGAGATCAACCAAGGGCCCATGTTGTGGCCTCAGTCCCAGTTGTTCTTGTCGGCGTTGgcaccctcttctcttcccctctcacCTTCGCAGTCTTCGCCACGCGAAACACACGGCGATGATACGGTGCCCCCGACTCCGGAGCAACGCACCAGCGCAAAtgcggcgcagtggcagaAGCCAATctctccgccaccgcttcACCCCTGTCGGTTCGTGCACGGGAGCATCTTACCTCCGGTGTACTACCCCTCTCTTGTGGAACGCAGCCGTGACTAG
- a CDS encoding hypothetical protein (TriTrypDB/GeneDB-style sysID: LpmP.24.1130) produces MGTRQLCRRKPRLPHGASSLHADQAHWRGLSRTTTGAGTSAEAARPATSLTSSLVSVSPSSTLACPRRFFWNPFASATTGATSAMHGSVAERNAEQLAKRVEKVHHDAGLENERLLGACLDLLGMCSGNAAGSLPSNVLDEVARDRIGVLVDVLLHDHHRTPAEQFDLVYTALCLPAAQHHRQVQRSLLVVLRSVVPETLYRVFESVDLFLLQDDEQSLRQRDVLMKFVHALLGELHVPDGLVEEEVLSVYVENMKAVFPVLATCPAWQVVERDAVTIALKAKLFALLSRLCAVLDEDKTGKVKLADLRSTAERVLRKGQASRLLEGAQADKDGKIAYPQLAALLTRPPLKKPAPVQSR; encoded by the coding sequence ATGGGAACTCGACAGCTGTGCAGACGCAAGCCGCGTCTGCCACATGGCGCTTCATCTCTCCATGCTGACCAAGCCCACTGGCGTGGCCTGTCACGCACCACGACGGGTGCCGGTACTAGTGCAGAAGCCGCTCGCCCAGCCACGTCCCTCACCTCCTCACTCGTTTCTGTGtcaccctcctccaccctcgcTTGCCCTCGCCGCTTCTTCTGGAATCCCTTCGCGTCCGCCACTACAGGTGCCACCTCCGCGATGCATGGCTCCGTTGCGGAGCGAAATGCTGAGCAGCTTGCAAAGAGAGTGGAGAAGGTACACCATGACGCCGGCCTTGAAAATGAGCGGCTTCTTGGGGCATGTCTGGACCTGCTCGGGATGTGCAGCGGCAACGCGGCCGGATCACTGCCGTCCAACGTGCTCGATGAGGTTGCACGTGATCGCATCGGGGTGCTTGTTGACGTCCTCCTgcacgaccaccaccgcaccccAGCAGAGCAGTTCGACCTTGTCTACACCGCTCTGTGCCTGCCAGCCGCGCAGCATCACCGGCAGGTGCAGCGGAGCCTGCTGGTGGTCCTCCGCTCCGTCGTCCCGGAGACGCTCTACCGCGTGTTCGAGAGCGTGGATCTCTTTCTGCTGCAGGATGACGAGCagtcgctgcgccagcgtgaTGTGCTTATGAAATtcgtgcacgcgctgctTGGAGAACTCCATGTACCGGATGGtttggtggaggaggaggttcTCTCCGTGTATGTGGAGAACATGAAGGCGGTGTTTCCGGTGCTCGCCACCTGTCCTGCAtggcaggtggtggagcgcgATGCCGTGACAATCGCTTTGAAGGCTAAGCTCTTCGCACTGCTCAGCCGCCTCTGCGCCGTGCTCGACGAGGACAAGACGGGCAAGGTGAAGCTGGCGGATCTGCGTTCCACAGCGGAGCGCGTCCTCAGGAAGGGCCAGGCATCGCGCCTGCTCGAAGGAGCACAAGCCGACAAGGACGGCAAGATTGCCTACCCACAGCTGGCAGCCTTGCTCACACGGCCACCTCTGAAGAAGCCGGCACCTGTGCAGTCTAGGTAA
- a CDS encoding hypothetical protein (TriTrypDB/GeneDB-style sysID: LpmP.24.1110), whose amino-acid sequence MPYYENHLYGPAERTPSPRQLRLPVATESPMRAARSEGPLIPTDENDNDAAEWFIRRNRRIPSPILSPIPTNPAYYSHHEEDDYNSNLQEGAGEAQQRRWMRERDSSRHPPVEPVVGHNLSSNPRTEEAFLSIPRAASLLQTRQVQAPSTGPRARAEVEAFTEDQQDADEHMTEEGLVSSRPFPTGWDARERPSFGTAAYRSAADEADYSAEPVARPQWLAHNSDESAHQSRSVRSARRYEDEGSERYRALWAGPERQVPRKSLPVRCARCDYRLPEELIEYLLETSMYHSVPQPHCPECGAQLAPIAQATYGDGDDNVYHSEREPPRRRERRSKRVNMPPKGPYERRSISAESSNTDIGVIDAVSSSNGDSRHESQLSPGVTPRPSHSKIEPENPAPLPPPRQPKAPMPPPRFGAPGGTGWTPRETPIIVLAKSPYLTLDSLPRSLHSATKGVTPSSDWHPGEEVTSAISPGNIAVPWAVEGCTACRRQAGVGLAGLFCCAMPCVLFRERKQLLLHTPSSRYICCAGAFPCCVPPASLRPELYYTVGPNYLYSSAMDAETTRYLDSVEDPTTAASQQRHRYDLYSAIDDEGEEQVTALRLAGGGRPPLAAFRSVTGVTSPALLVNPQTGLPLDGCYSKLADHGVDRPFANRATSPTSAPPGTGCCDCITWIDNTCVCDKTRGCCLYCTHPTAYCLACPMLCLCCEMTWCMPCALWTNRLLIRQHYHLLPDTAIDGGAVCCYRSYLQCCTLACTQAYTPTMASGTSTRVESTAAATASPTSLSCWFQLTITVAACLAAVFCLCPCAACGLAQQRDQIQRLGYPLVVQIPSETEMA is encoded by the coding sequence ATGCCCTACTACGAGAACCACCTGTACGGCCCTGCAGAGAGGACACCATCTCCACGGCAGCTGCGACTGCCAGTGGCAACAGAGTCGCCCATGCGTGCCGCTCGTTCTGAAGGGCCCCTCATCCCGACGGATGAGAACGACAACGATGCAGCGGAGTGGTTCATTCGACGCAATCGCCGTATACCCTCCCCGATTCTGTCACCGATCCCGACGAACCCGGCGTACTATTCGCACcatgaggaggacgactACAACAGCAACCTTCAAGAAGGCGCCGgcgaggcacagcagcgacggtggaTGCGCGAGCGAGACTCGTCACGACATCCTCCGGTAGAGCCCGTAGTGGGCCACAATTTATCCTCAAATCCCCGCACAGAAGAGGCCTTTCTCAGCATTCCGCGAGCTGCGTCGTTGCTACAGACCCGGCAGGTGCAAGCCCCCTCTACGGGGCCTCGTGCGCGTGCTGAGGTGGAAGCGTTCACCGAAGACCAGCAGGACGCCGATGAGCACATGACTGAGGAAGGTCTTGTCTCCTCGCGGCCTTTCCCCACAGGTTGGGATGCGAGGGAGCGGCCATCCTTTGGTACCGCAGCGTACcgcagtgctgcagacgAAGCTGACTACAGTGCCGAGCCCGTGGCGCGCCCACAGTGGCTGGCACACAACAGTGATGAATCCGCCCACCAATCACGTAGCGTGAGAAGTGCACGTAGATATGAGGATGAAGGCAGTGAAAGGTACCGCGCGCTCTGGGCTGGCCCCGAGCGTCAGGTGCCACGGAAGTCGTTGCCCGTCCGCTGCGCGCGGTGCGACTACCGTCTGCCAGAGGAGCTGATCGAGTACCTGCTGGAGACTTCGATGTACCATTCAGTTCCTCAGCCACATTGCCCAGAATGCGGCGCTCAACTCGCTCCCATCGCCCAGGCCACCTacggcgacggtgatgaCAACGTCTATCACAGTGAACGGGAACCACCTCGACGGCGAGAGCGCCGCTCAAAGCGCGTGAATATGCCTCCGAAAGGCCCCTACGAAAGGCGAAGCATCTCCGCGGAATCAAGCAATACCGACATAGGTGTGATAGACGCCGTCAGCAGCTCCAATGGGGACTCAAGGCACGAATCGCAACTATCGCCGGGAGTGACGCCGCGGCCCTCCCACTCCAAGATCGAGCCCGAGAACCCCGCGCCTCTCCCACCGCCTCGCCAGCCTAAGGCGCCGATGCCACCGCCCCGATTCGGAGCGCCGGGTGGCACCGGATGGACTCCCCGAGAAACGCCTATCATTGTTCTCGCCAAGTCACCATACCTCACCCTTGATTCCTTGCCCCGTAGCCTTCATTCCGCCACAAAAGGAGTGACTCCTAGCAGTGACTGGCATCCAGGCGAGGAGGTCACTAGCGCCATCAGCCCAGGCAACATCGCTGTTCCGTGGGCAGTAGAGGGGTGTACGGCGTGCAGACGACAGGCCGGTGTGGGCCTCGCGGGACTTTTTTGCTGTGCCATGCCCTGCGTCCTCTTCCGCGAACGCAAGCAGCTACTCCTCCACACACCGAGCAGTCGCTATATCTGCTGCGCCGGTGCCTTCCCGTGCTGCGTTCCAccagcgtcgctgcggcctGAGTTGTACTACACGGTGGGACCCAATTACCTCTACAGCTCAGCCATGGACGCGGAAACCACCCGATACTTGGATAGCGTCGAGGAccccaccacggcagcgtcgcagcagcggcaccggtaTGACCTATACAGTGCGATCGACGATGAGGGCGAAGAGCAGGTGACTGCACTGCGCCTCGCCGGAGGAGGGCGGCCGCCACTCGCCGCCTTTCGATCCGTGACCGGGGTCACCTCTCCTGCCTTGCTCGTGAACCCGCAGACGGGCCTGCCGCTGGACGGCTGCTACTCAAAATTGGCTGACCACGGCGTCGACCGGCCGTTCGCCAACCGCGCCACCTCGCCGACGAGTGCGCCACCTGGCACGGGTTGCTGTGACTGCATCACCTGGATCGACAACACTTGTGTCTGCGACAAGACGCGTGGCTGTTGCCTCTACTGCACGCACCCCACTGCCTACTGCCTGGCCTGCCCTATGCTCTGTTTGTGCTGCGAGATGACGTGGTGCATGCCATGCGCTCTGTGGACAAATCGGCTCCTAATCCGTCAGCATTACCACCTCCTTCCCGACACCGCTATCGATGGAGGGGCTGTGTGCTGCTACAGGAGCTatctgcagtgctgcacgcTCGCGTGCACGCAGGCGTACACTCCAACGATGGCCAGCGGCACTTCCACGCGTGTAGAAAGCACGGCTGCGGCCACCGCATCACCGACGTCCCTTTCGTGCTGGTTTCAGCTGACCATCACTGTCGCCGCGTGCTTGGCAGCTGTCTTCTGCTTGTGCCCCTGTGCGGCCTGCGGGctagcgcagcagcgagatcAGATTCAGCGACTTGGATACCCGCTTGTCGTTCAAATTCCCTCAGAGACAGAGATGGCGTAG
- a CDS encoding hypothetical protein (TriTrypDB/GeneDB-style sysID: LpmP.24.1100), which yields MADIGLPRNPFESHSDKGSELAGETLQLISAASGEIAGNLSSAAGAVSVTNRTLTFPVADESDPLALLYSTPAHKPLSLARRTCGTEPLFQYYVLRGYKEILSESETLKAAKAVQACLEDGDAAAAGSGMAAAMVQRRLSSSKKSAPSLNTSTIDKCLLSIAAAAAPTAVSAAGLATDGATNSVVPLYLPLRPTQALDVSSSYCTQRAEEMRAAAEQERSERLRLVPEAAVYLGRYYPEDSHIVADVQLQLAEENCDPVANAGTTAKFSVNSSNPPFIFNVAAVGTSMLARSPALDSVPLPIPNTPAGGTRFLSSLGPSRHLTAKEPGRLSAPSIAPLLLRTPQEAAVTMQMQQEGRHVLADQIEESFVNAYHLRDPAAAQRQRDRESLSVQRHSMQAAAALRAGTGSAATAKKRSILTSSKKLGGKARKLTVAPPKREGGVPANLELFRTSLLLACSEDGAVTLGQLRVLLAGVPFHVGTLTSISAADLASVAQRLFHIIHSSTRACNAADATDLLLAFASAATAGCGGSSSRLGNALGDSLVPTAAHAPGNSLSRVSNAGIGARRGVGASATLTTAGQMRLSTVSTQLLASNASVISPIIATADAGGSTSGGAHTPKTPSLMGGTAASCHEASGAGNGRRQSLHHRPSADMHDEWKSILVVEVLDALDALLNSVETKRVVRWECFNVLAAEGNGYIHKSQLAKLRRHAYRDGSAAEEQAAVTAAMVKALSDVFAVVATEEEAAYIKANKKRKKKGGAVALAAHQSSPIPLNVMRKSHIDYAVFCRFFDEMPLMSAAFAHVWLPLLLNGRRHTTAAGGTTVSPSDAAKSSIALPGRDSVTGTTSLLPPSPGSSAEALDDKDGEEASPNGGPPPSQSQRRAAPAAEDDPNASPLELLGSTVDARQAAVWQLVTDRQKQLHQACDAAEKEKLALLQSEQGSGRAVADS from the coding sequence ATGGCCGACATCGGGCTTCCACGAAACCCCTTCGAGTCCCACTCCGACAAGGGAAGCGAGCTAGCAGGAGAAACACTACAGCTGATCTCTGCGGCATCTGGGGAAATAGCGGGGaacctcagcagcgccgccggtgcaGTGTCTGTCACTAACCGTACCCTCACCTTCCCTGTAGCTGACGAGAGCGATCCACTTGCCCTTCTGTACTCGACACCGGCCCATAAGCCTTTGTcgctggcgcggcgcacctgcggCACAGAGCCACTCTTCCAATACTATGTCTTGCGTGGGTACAAGGAAATCCTCAGTGAGTCAGAGACCCTGAAGGCAGCgaaggcggtgcaggcgtGCCTGGAGGATGgggacgcagcagccgcgggGAGCGGCATGGCAGCGGCCatggtgcagcgccgcctcagTAGCTCCAAGAAGAGTGCGCCATCGCTGAATACCAGCACCATTGATAAGTGTCTCCTCAGcattgctgccgccgccgcccctaCCGCCGTCTCCGCCGCGGGCCTTGCGACAGACGGTGCCACCAACAGCGTCGTACCTCTGTatctccccctccgcccaACACAGGCGCTGGACGTCAGCTCCAGCTACTGCACCCAGCGAgcggaggagatgcgcgCGGCAGCCGAGCAGGAGCGCAGCGAACGGCTGCGACTGGTACCTGAGGCGGCCGTCTACCTCGGTCGCTATTACCCAGAGGACAGCCATATCGTGGCcgacgtgcagctgcagctggcagaAGAAAACTGCGATCCTGTGGCGAATGCAGGAACGACTGCAAAGTTCAGCGTAAACAGCTCAAACCCTCCCTTTATCTTCAACGTCGCGGCAGTGGGCACATCAATGCTGGCGCGCAGTCCCGCTCTCGACTCCGTACCACTGCCAATACCAAACACCCCCGCCGGTGGCACTCGCTTCCTCTCCAGCCTCGGCCCCAGCCGTCACCTCACTGCCAAGGAGCCTGGTAGGCTCTCCGCACCATCAatcgcaccgctgctgcttcgcacgccGCAGGAGGCAGCCGTCACGATGCAGATGCAACAAGAGGGTCGTCATGTACTGGCAGACCAAATTGAGGAATCTTTCGTGAACGCATACCATCTCCGCGatccagcggcggcgcagcggcagcgcgaccGCGAGTCGCTGTCGGTGCAGCGTCACTCCatgcaggcagcagcggcgctgcgggccGGCACGGGATCTGCAGCcacagcgaagaagcgctCGATTTTGACCTCCTCGAAGAAACTCGGCGGCAAGGCGAGAAAGTTGACAGTGGCGCCTCCAAAACGTGAGGGCGGCGTGCCCGCGAACTTAGAGCTGTTCCGCACCTCGCTGCTTCTCGCATGCAGCGAGGACGGAGCCGTCACACTGGGTCAGCTACGCGTGCTGTTGGCAGGTGTCCCCTTTCACGTCGGTACCCTCACTTCAATCTCTGCGGCCGACTTGGCCAGCGTCGCTCAACGTCTCTTTCACATCAttcacagcagcacccgTGCTTGCAACGCCGCAGACGCCACCGATTTGCTGCTTGCTTTCGCATCTGCCGCTACTGCCGGTTGTGGTGGTTCGTCGTCGCGGCTGGGAAATGCGCTGGGCGACAGCCTCGTGCCCACCGCAGCCCATGCCCCAGGGAACAGCCTCTCACGGGTCAGCAACGCTGGCATCGGCGCGCGACGTGGAGTAGGCGCGAGTGCGACTCTGACAACAGCGGGGCAAATGCGACTATCAACCGTGTCCACGCAGCTGCTTGCAAGCAACGCGAGTGTGATATCACCCATCATAGCTACAGCCGATGCCGGTGGCAGCACTTCCGGCggagcgcacacaccgaAAACGCCGTCGCTGATGGGTGGGACTGCGGCTTCATGCCATGAAGCATCAGGTGCTGGTAACGGTAGGAGGCAGTCGCTACATCACAGGCCCTCGGCAGACATGCATGATGAGTGGAAGTCCATCCTCGTTGTCGAGGTACTCGACGCGCTAGATGCGCTGCTGAACAGTGTCGAGACGAAGCGTGTCGTGCGCTGGGAATGCTTCAacgtgctggcggcggaggggAACGGGTACATCCACAAATCGCagctggcgaagctgcgccgGCATGCCTACCGCGACGGATCAGCGGCAGAAGAGCAGGCAGCCGTCACAGCGGCCATGGTGAAGGCCCTCAGCGACGTATTCGCAGTTGTTGcgacagaggaagaggccgcCTACATCAAAGCGaacaagaaaaggaaaaagaagggtGGCGCTGTGGCCCTGGCGGCACATCAGAGCTCGCCGATACCGTTAAACGTCATGCGCAAGTCACACATTGACTATGCGGTCTTCTGTCGCTTCTTCGATGAGATGCCGCTCATGTCGGCTGCCTTTGCGCATGtgtggctgccgcttctcctgAACGGGCGCCGgcacaccacagcagcgggcgGCACGACAGTAAGCCCTTCGGATGCTGCCAAGTCTTCCATAGCATTGCCCGGGCGAGACTCTGTGACAGGAACAACGTCACTGttgcccccttctcctgGGTCATCGGCAGAAGCCCTAGATGACAAGgatggagaggaggcaagtCCCAACGGTGGCCCACCGCCGTCCCAGTCGCAgcggagagcagcaccggccGCAGAGGACGACCCCAACGCGTCGCCGCTTGAGCTACTGGGCAGTACAGTGGATGCTCggcaggcggcggtgtggcagCTGGTGACGGACCggcagaagcagctgcatcaGGCCTGCGAtgcagcagagaaggagaaactAGCGTTGTTGCAGAGCGAACAAGGCAGTGGCAGAGCTGTCGCGGATTCGTAG